From Amia ocellicauda isolate fAmiCal2 chromosome 12, fAmiCal2.hap1, whole genome shotgun sequence, a single genomic window includes:
- the LOC136764459 gene encoding uncharacterized protein LOC136764459 produces the protein MKTEGESVTFKAPVQNGLLTWNGEYIAEVSNGDCTVYKEHFKDRVEWRNNKFNINDLVSADSGTYRVKDNDGQRSVSEFHLFMRAPVKKTEGDSVTFEAPVWNGALKWKGEVIAEVSSGQCVVKSGQFTGRVEWKDTFQINNVNVGDSGVYTVQNKEGRKTCRGFDLIVRGKEQPGDPSEETPFLRGQDPLHSPHDVIVMSQLGKSSTDCSTRPEHKPASAQEQVVDQVINWIDHNGKTALNFEQLDEVELDSILADTAETY, from the exons ATGAAGACTGAGGGAGAGTCTGTCACTTTCAAAGCCCCGGTGCAGAATGggctgttgacatggaatggagagtATATTGCAGAGGTGTCCAATGGGGACTGTACTGTATACAAAGAGCACTTTAAAGACAGAGTGGAGTGGAGGAACAATAAATTCAACATCAATGATTTAGTCTCAGCGGACAGCGGGACTTATAGAGTGAAAGACAATGATGGACAGAGGAGCGTCTCAGAATTTCACCTCTTTATGCGTG CCCCGGTGAAGAAAACTGAGGGGGACTCTGTCACCTTTGAAGCCCCGGTGTGGAATGGGGCCCTGAAATGGAAAGGGGAAGTGATTGCAGAGGTGTCCAGCGGGCAGTGTGTTGTCAAGAGTGGCCAATTCACAGGCCGAGTGGAGTGGAAAGATACATTTCAAATCAATAATGTAAACGTAGGTGACAGTGGGGTCTACACAGTGCAAAACAAGGAAGGCCGGAAGACGTGCCGAGGGTTTGATCTGATTGTGCGTG GTAAGGAGCAACCTGGAGATCCCAGTGAGGAGACACCATTCCTAA GGGGTCAGGACCCACTGCACAGCCCACATGATGTCATTGTGATGTCACAGCTGGGTAAGAGCAGCACTGACTGCAGCACAAGGCCAGAACACAAGCCAGCCTCGGCCCAGGAACAAGTGGTAGACCAG GTAATTAATTGGATTGATCATAATGGAAAAACAGCACTTAACTTTGAACAG ttggACGAAGTGGAACTGGACTCTATACTTGCTGATACTGCTGAGACTTACTGA